AGACCTGCTGCACCCATCGGACACCGGATACAAGGCAATGGCCGAGTCCATTGATCTTGACCTGTTCAGGTAGCCGGGTGGGCGGCGGCCGGTGCGTAACAGGGTCACTGTTGCCCGTTCCGCAAGGCCGCCGCGCAACCGGAAAGGACGGCGAGTGGATTTACAAACGTTTGTATTGTCGGTAGCGAATGAGTTCCGGAGGAAACGGGCATGAGTACGACACAAGATACGCAAACAATGAGCCAGGCCGGAAGCCCTGTCCGGTTTCCGCTCGTTTCGGCCCTTTCCTTCGCAATGTTCTTCATGTTTGCGATGACCACCGACGCGGTAGGTGAGATCATCAGTATCGCCAAGGGCGAGATGGGATTGTCCAATACGCAAGCGAGCCTTTTCCATTGGGCTACCATGGTCGGCATCGCGCTGAGCGGCATCCTGCTCGGCTTCCTGGCCGACCTGATCGGCCGGAAAAAGGCGATCGTGCTCGGACTGGGCCTCTATGGCGCAACCAGCGCGACCTTCTTCAGCTCCTCCTCCTTCCTTTTTTACCTGACGCTGCTATTTGCCGGCGGCCTGGCCATCGGCATTTTCAAGACGGCGATCCTCGCGCTGATCGGCGAGATCTCGGAGTCCACCAGTGACCACACGCGCCGCATGAACACCTGCGAGGGCTTCTTCGGCATCGGTGCGATCATCGGTCCTCTCATTGTCGTGTCGCTCGACTCGGCCGGACTTTCCTGGCGTTGGCTCTACCTGATCGCCGCGTCGCTCTGCCTGCTGATGATCCTCGCCGCCATGAGGACGACTTTTCCGCCCGAAAGCGTGAAGCAGGAGAAGTCCGACGCTGACTTGTTCAGCTCCATCCGCCTGATGGGCAATCGCTATGCAATGGGGTTCTCGGTCGCAATTGCGCTGTATGTGGCCTGCGAAGTGGCGATCTTCGTCTGGGCGCCGACCCTGTTCTCGGATTTCACCGGCACGCCGCTGGCGATGTCCTTTGCGGCCTACGCCGTGATGATCTTTTTCATCCTGCGCGCAGTCGGACGGTTCCTCGCCATCTGGATCCTGCAGATTGTCGACTGGAAGGTCGTCATGGCTGCATTCACCGGTGCCATATTCCTGTGCTTCCTGCTGAGCTCAATGATGGGCAAGCAAACGGCCGTGTTCCTGCTGCCGCTTTCGGGCCTGTTCATGTCGATGATCTACCCGACCTTCAACTCCAAGGGCATCAGCTGCCTGCCGAAGGCGAAGCATGGCGCGGCTGCCGGCCTCATCCTGTTCTTCACGGCCGTCTCTGCCGCCTTCACGCCGTTGCTGATGGGTTTCGTCAGCGATGAATTTGGCGGCGGACGCATGGAGACCGGATTCCTGCTCGCAACCGGTCTGGCGGGGCTGTTGTTCGCGTTCACCCTCTACAACCTCGTTGCCGATCCTGCCGGGACCGCGCTCTCCGAAGCCGATTCCCGCGAGTACTGAGATATCGCCATGGCCAATCAAAAGCCGACCTCGGTTCCGCCGCCGTCGACCCAGAAGTTTGAGAACGCCATCGCGCATCCGGCGTTGTGGCTTTGGGATTCCTGGACGGCGGAAATCGATGGCGTGGCACATCTTTACTGTCTCGCGCTAAACCGCATCGACAGCGCCGGTGACGCGGTCCTGCCCGAACACCGCAATGACTATCCGTTCCATATCCGCCATTTCACGTCAGAAGACGGTGGGCGAACCTGGAAGGATGAAGGCGCGTTCTTCGAACCGTCCGGCGCCAGCGACGGGGCTTTCGCACGCAATGTTTGGAGTGGCGGCGTGCTGGCGCGCAATGACCATGACTGGATTGCCGCCTTTACCGGCCTGCGGGAAGCGGGCGCGGAGCGGCCCTTCCTGCAGAGCATTTGCCTCGGACGGTCCGACAACGCCTATTCGCTTGATGCCGGCGCCGTCGTTTCGCTGTCCTGTCCGTACAGGGACTATGACCATATCCGCGCCGCCGGTTACTACTTGCCTGCGCGCGAGACGCTCGGGGCTTACGAAGGCGAAGAAGGCGGACCGATCCTTGCCTGGCGCGACCCGTTCATCCTTGATGCCGGCGACCGGAAACTGGAAGTGTTCTGGTCGGCGAAGATTGCGCCTGCCCGTCCGGCCGTCGCGCATGCCACGGTACGCCGGACGGCCAACGGGTTCGAGATCGAAAAGCTCCACGCGCCGATCACACTGCCCGACGACGCAGCGTTCACCCAGGCCGAAGTGCCCAAGATCTGCCGGTCAGCAGCGGGCGACTACTTCATGATGATTTCGGCGTGCGACCGGCTGAACGAATCCCAGCCCGCGCACGAAGTCACAAAGGTGCTGCGGCTCTACCGGGCCGCCGCGATCCGAGGGCCCTGGAAGCCGGCTTATGCTGACGGTGCTTCACTTATTCCGGATACGGAAAACCTGTTCGGCGCCAGCATCCTGAAGACCGATCCCGGCGCCGCGCAGTTTCACCTGCTCGCGCCCTATTCGGAATATGAGCCCACGGGAAAGCAACTGACCTTCGCGCCGATCAAGATGGTCGATGTGCCGCTCGAGTCGCAGGAACTGGCGCCGGCTGCGCAGAAGCAGACCTGAGAGGCGGCAGATCAGGCGGAGCTGCGCACGATCAGTTCGGTCTTGGTGAAGCAGCTCTTTACTTTCTCGCCTTCCAGCTTGGCCAGAAGCAATTCGACCAGCAGGCGACCGCCTTCGCCGATGTTTTGGGAAACGGTGGTCAAGGGGGGCGTCATCATCGAAGCCTGGCCGATGTTGTCGTATCCGACGATCCGGACATCGCCCGGCACGCTGAGCCCGTGCGCCACGAGGGCATGGATGGCGGAATTGGCCAGCAGGTCCGAGCTGGCGAAAATGCCGTCGAACTTGTTTCCGGCCCGGATGAAATCGAGCACCTGATCGAACGTGGAGCGGCCACTGAAGTTCATCTTGAGTGTATAGGACCGATCAACCGAAGCGCCGGCTTCCTGGTGTGCCTTGAGGAAACCTTCGTAGCGAAGTTTCACCTCCGGCAGGGTCGGGTCGCCGAGAAAGAGAATACGGCGTGCGCCGCGCTTGAAGAGGTGCGACGTCGCGAGATGGCCGCCTTTGACGTTGTCGCTTCCGACCGTGGTGTACTTGGCGCCGCTGATACGTCCGCCCCAGACGACAAAATTCGTGTGCACGGCGGCAAGCTCGTTCAGGCGATCGGCCCGCGCGGCCTGACCGATCACAATGATGCCGTCAGCCCGGCCCGTGTTCAGCAGGCGGCGTTCCGCAACCTGGCGCGCATCGCGCGGCACGGTCACAACAAGATCATAGTCCAGATCGGCGGCGGCTTGCGAGACGGCGCCGACCATCTCCAGGAAGAAGGGATCGGACATGGTCTGTTCGGTTACCGGATCGAGCGGGATGACCATGCCGATGGCCCGAGCGGACTTGCGCCGCAGGCTGCTGGCGGGCGCGTTGACGGCATAGCCGATTTCGGACGCGATCCTCTGGATGCGCTTGCGGGTACTCTCCTTGACCACGGGGCTATCGTTGAGCGCGCGCGAAACCGTCGAAATGTCGACTCGCGCGATTTTCGCCAACTCGAGCATGGTGACTTTCTTGTTCATTTCGACCTTTTCGCCGCGACCTCGGACATGATCCTACCGGTTAACCCGAAACATGTTGAGGGGGCATGCAAGATTCCCTGAAAATGCGTCTGTTTCGATATGAAACCGGGCAAACCGAGCGCAGGCTCGACGTTTTCCCGGCCGCGGAGAGCGGTCAGCCAGTGGTTACCGAACATGAGCTATGTCTGGGTCCCCGCCCCGGCAATACCGAACTGACAACTTTTGCGCCGCGATATGCAATCGTTTGCATTATCCGTGCCTTTTGTGTAGTCAGGTCGGACACAAGGCAACCGTCTGTTGGCCCCTTCCCCGACCCGCCGAGTGATCGGCAGCGTCGAGCGCGAGTGCGTCCTGCAGATCTTTTGCCAGGCGGCCAGCGAAGTGCCGGACAAGGGAGGATCGCATGAACCTGAAGGCAATCTTGACCGGTC
The genomic region above belongs to Acidobacteriota bacterium and contains:
- a CDS encoding MFS transporter, with amino-acid sequence MSQAGSPVRFPLVSALSFAMFFMFAMTTDAVGEIISIAKGEMGLSNTQASLFHWATMVGIALSGILLGFLADLIGRKKAIVLGLGLYGATSATFFSSSSFLFYLTLLFAGGLAIGIFKTAILALIGEISESTSDHTRRMNTCEGFFGIGAIIGPLIVVSLDSAGLSWRWLYLIAASLCLLMILAAMRTTFPPESVKQEKSDADLFSSIRLMGNRYAMGFSVAIALYVACEVAIFVWAPTLFSDFTGTPLAMSFAAYAVMIFFILRAVGRFLAIWILQIVDWKVVMAAFTGAIFLCFLLSSMMGKQTAVFLLPLSGLFMSMIYPTFNSKGISCLPKAKHGAAAGLILFFTAVSAAFTPLLMGFVSDEFGGGRMETGFLLATGLAGLLFAFTLYNLVADPAGTALSEADSREY
- a CDS encoding LacI family DNA-binding transcriptional regulator is translated as MLELAKIARVDISTVSRALNDSPVVKESTRKRIQRIASEIGYAVNAPASSLRRKSARAIGMVIPLDPVTEQTMSDPFFLEMVGAVSQAAADLDYDLVVTVPRDARQVAERRLLNTGRADGIIVIGQAARADRLNELAAVHTNFVVWGGRISGAKYTTVGSDNVKGGHLATSHLFKRGARRILFLGDPTLPEVKLRYEGFLKAHQEAGASVDRSYTLKMNFSGRSTFDQVLDFIRAGNKFDGIFASSDLLANSAIHALVAHGLSVPGDVRIVGYDNIGQASMMTPPLTTVSQNIGEGGRLLVELLLAKLEGEKVKSCFTKTELIVRSSA